The Hordeum vulgare subsp. vulgare chromosome 4H, MorexV3_pseudomolecules_assembly, whole genome shotgun sequence genomic interval caacaaaacttgttgattatctagggtttggttgagagggcccCGATCTACATTTGCATCAAGAGAAATTTGACCCCCACTAACCCCttgaggatcttgttactcttgggtgtttgagcaccctagacggttgaggtcacctcggagtcacaatccattgtggtgaagcttcgtggtgtttgttgagagcctccaattaagttgtggagattgccccaaccttgtttgtaaaggttcggtcgccaccttcaagggcaccactatctcgcattgtgtgagggggtgaggagaatacggtgccctaattgcttcttggggagcattgtgccgtcACACCGCTCCAAGGAGACGTACTCCCCCTTAAAAGaaaggaacttcagtaacacatcctcgtctccaccagcttcacttgtggttacttcttatctTTACTTTGTGCAAGCTATATTTGTGTTATATCCTTTGCTTgtttgtattgttgttgttgctagcatcatgtaggttgctcacctagctgcatatctagacaacctatttgttgctaaacctaaattgttaaggaaaaataaaaaatggtagttgtctattcaccccactCTAGTCactcatatcgatcctttcaataacCCCTTTAATGTATTCATCAATAAATCACTTGACTTCATAATTATACCAACAGTGCCAAGGCATCAACGACAAgattacaaagtaaaggagacaaGGAATCCCTTGCTCCGAGACCTTTAgaagtgcggagaaaaggaccaaTATTATTATTAAATTTTATTTAAACATGACTAACTCTCAAAATTTTCAACTTCCAATTAATCCAAACATGAGTTAAACCTTTAGGTCTAAGCATTTGACAtacaaaatactccctccgtaaagaaatataagagcgtttagatcactaaaatagtaatctaaatgctcttatatttgtttacacAAGGAGTaacattttattttatgatatgaCTTTTTTCAAAATAAACTTTAGACATAAGATGACTTTATTTTTTTAATGATGAATACTCCTTccctcaaaataagtgtcgttgctttagtacaaaatttgtactaacttagtataaaatttgcgacacttattttgggacaaagGGAGTAGTATTCAAAGTCCGAGGAAGAATTAGGATTCCCTGCATGACATGTCTTCCTTTCACAACAACACTTGTATGGGTGAAAAATGACAAGATCAACCACCCTAGTCAATCTATTGAACTAAAATTTAGTGATTTTATAGCTAACCTTTATAAGTCAAATGGGCCTAAAATTTCCAATATGTTTGACATCTTTGCACTTAGGAATCAAGGTAATTTGGCCATAATTCAATCTACAATATAAAAATCTCCTATGTGAAAATCATTAGAGAGGGTCTTTACACCCCCTCTAATCAAATCACAAAAAtgttggtagaactatgatgcagggATGCCAACTTAGCCCTGCATCGACATGAAAGGCACACATCTCAACTGTTTCTAAGGAGATGTGATACTTCTGTGACCTACGTAATAGTACTTCATTTGGCCTttttagaagatttctttgaaggaCTTCTCCTTTTTTTTAGTTTGAGACAAAGAGTTCTCCTGTGAAACATTTTTTTTCCTTAGAAGTTCTCCTATGCAACAGTGCAAgccattttcttttcttttccctttttcttttatatttccttttttttcttttcacttttattttcccatttttattcttgttttcaaaattacatttttttaaatttgtgaatgccttttgaaatcatgaacCTTTTTAAATTCATCAACGTTCTTTTCTTCGATGTGTACATTTTCCCTACGCATTCCTTAAAATTATTTTAAATTATGACATTTTTGAAAATCGTGACAATTTCTAAAATTCATGAAAATTTTCTCCAAGTTGTtaacatttaaaaaaaaaattcgtGAACATTTTATACGAGTTCATTAACATTCTTTTAAACCGCAAACcagttttgaattcacaaacattttcttCCGGGAATGATGAACATTTGTAAAAATCACAAacagttttttttttcaaaattcatgAACACCTTTTAAATCCACGAACAATTTTCTCGTGTGTGTACAAAGCCGTGAGCATTCTCTCAGGCCGTGAACGTTTTCGAATTCACCAACATTTACTCAAATCGTGAACATTTTTCTTGGAATCATTAACAATCATTTAAGTTGGTGTACGTTTTTCTTGGAACCGCGGACATTTTTCGGAATTCATGATTTTTTGTTGTTGAAGATTTTAAAACTTGTTGATGTCCCGAGTTAGTTATTGGAACGAGGGAAAAGAAACCTGCCTTATCCGCTCCGAGCCAACCAAGGGAGAGGAATCCCAGCTGAGACCTGACCTTGGGATTTTGCCGctcccgctcctcctcctccgtgcgCTCCGGCGACctcaggcaggcaggcaggcagtcCAAGGCCAGGATGGCGGCGTGCCCCGCCGCGACCACGTACTCGCCTCTCTTCCCTTCCCGCCCGCCCCTCTCCCGCGGCTCCTAACAATTGCGCTCCTCTCCTTCCTATCcttgggtgggtgggtgggtggctTCTCAGGGCTCGCGTGGGAGCAGCGCACGGAGGAGGAGGCCCCTGGAGGAGAAGCGTCCTCGCGCGCCCGGCCCGCGGCACGAGCACGGCGGCGCGCGCCTCGGAGCTGCAGCAGGCCACCACCCCGGCACCGGCCGGCGCCGTCCCGACCCACAAGGTGACCGTCCACGACCGGGAGCGCGGGGTCGTCCACCAGTTCGTCGTGCCCCAGGTACGTTCCGCTCTCGCATTGCTCTTGAAGCGACACGAGGTGGCGCTGGGCTGATGATCGGTgccgcttgcttgcttgcttgcttgcttgcttgcaggACCAGTACATTCTGCACACCGCGGAGGCGCAGGACATCACGCTCCCCTTCGCCTGCCGCCATGGTATGCTTGGTGTTTCTCGGCCTCGCCGCATCATTCTCATGTTTGCCAATCATCACCTCACCAACTGAATTctacctccttttctaaaaaaaaacccAACTGAATTCTATAAGTAACGAACAAAGAGATGGATGCTGTTCCATTTTGTGAATTGTGGTTATCAAATTCTAATTCAGTTGGGTGCCAAGCCGTTTAATTAGTTAATTCCCTCGGACGGACTAGCAGCATATCCTCTCCGCCAATTTCACACTCCCTCCCTCGGATCTTTCGCTCCGCTAGCTCGCTCAAACGGACAAGTAATTAACATGGATGGATCCGCGCGAGGGAGCAAGTAacatggatcggagggagtagaaaaGCTACTGAGCTTGGAAACTTGTGCTAATCAGGTTGCTGTACAAGCTGTGCTGTTAGGATAAAATCGGGCCAAATAAGACAGCCTGAAGCCCTTGGAATATCGGCTGACTTAAGAGAGCAGGTAAACCCACTTTCTTATACTTATATGCCTTCTCTTATTGGGATCCGATCTTCATGCTCCTTCCTTATACTGCTAAAGAGTTTGTGTGCGGTACTGCAATTACTGTCCCATGATCTGATTTAGTTCTGTCGTTTGTGTATGCACTACTGTGTTACTGTCAGATGATCCCGTTCAGTTTTACCATTTTTCATTGCATGCTCATCGGTTCGACTGTTGGACCAAGCTTTGTGCGTCACAGTAACCTTTTCTtttgttatactccctccgttcctaaatataagtcttttaaaggtttcactaaaaggactacgtacggatgtatatagacatactttagagtatagattcatccattttgcttcgtatgtaaccctctagtgaaatctctaaaaagacttatatttagaaacggagggagtataagaaaGTGTTGCATTTATTTGGATCTGACTAGTTTGGAGAGATTGTAGGAAGAGAACGGATGTATGTGACTTGTCAAAGTCAACTTCAGCTTTGGTACTCTAGAATTAATTGCCAACTGCTTTCATTTTATCACGTGAATCGGGGTGCTCTATGTGTGCTTCCTATACAGGACGAGGACATAGGATCCTACAGGCTTGCTTCGTGAATCATTTCTTATGATTCCACCTCTGCAAACTGAAATCATGTTGATGTTGCATTTGTATGGCTTCCTTTTCAGGGCTATGCGTTGTTATGTGTTGGTTACCCCTCCTCTGATCTTGAAGTTGAAactcaagatgaagatgaggcAAGCAATTCCCTGATATTAGACGCCTTATGAATTCTAAGAGTTTTCTAGTTCAAATATGCTATAGGAACTAAGCATGAAATATTCTTCTGAATTCTGGTGATTGCGCCATTAACGACGACGGTCTATCCCAATTTGTAGGTATATTGGCTCCAGTTTGGAAGATACTTTGCGCGAGGGCCTGTTGTAAGTATAGCCAACTTTTCTTATTCGAAAAACTCCGGTTTCTATCTTCTACTAGGATGCCCACGCGTGGTACAAGTGATTAACCTAAGCTGATGGCTGTGGCTGTCAGCCGAACTGTTTTCCTTTTTGCGGGTTAAATTGTTGTTATTGGTACTCGTCTTAAATATGTGAATATTTCAAACTTTGCTAAGATGAAATCGGCCCGTCTTTCCATTTCAGGATAGAGATGATTATGCGCTAGAGCTCGCAATGGGAGACGAGTGAAATGTGCCTAAGAGGTCTGAGCCATCACAAACCTCAGTGTCTGCAATTTCATCCAGTTCTGACTCTGTTCTCACCTTTCAGCGGTACGGTTTTTGAGCGTTGCTCCTGTGGTTTGTAGGTTATATAGAGTTGCAAAGAcgtggtttccaagtggagaaagaaaaaaaaatgtccCCTCTGCTCACTGTTATATAAGTCTCCTGTGTTTTTTGGAAATTTGCTGTGCAAATATGCTTCTTCTAGAGATGCCATTTCTCATCTTTTCTGCACCTGGTACACTCAAAATGCGATGGAATGTATGTAAAGACGTGAACTACTCGGCGCCTCAACTCAATCTTCGGTGCAACAAGACTACAAGAGGATGATTCTAGCTGTGGTTGTCACTTGCGCCAATAAACTCCATTCCACTTAAGGACGTTTCAATTGATGTTGCTTATCAGTTTGTCAGTTCATATTCCGTAGTAGCTCTAGAGTGGTTGCGTGTCTTCTCAGTCTGTATGAATGTGGTCGACAACATTTCTAGGGGTACTATGGATGTGACACTAGCAACAGGAGCACAACTCAGAAGTTTTTCAATTTCAAAAaacccctccggtcctttttagttttcttataAGTTTTGTTTGAAGTCAAAATACCTCTAATTTGACCAAGCTTATGGAAGGAAGTATTAACATTCACAACACCAAATGAATATCATTAGTTTCATTACAAAATGCAGTTTCATATTATATATATTTGGTGTTGTAGGTGTTGGAAGTTTAGGATAATTTTGATCaaactttgcaaagtttgactcTGACTCAAATCTTATatgcggagtaaaaaggaccTGAAGGAGTACAATCGAGTGCATTAGCACGGTCTGCGTTTTACACGTCACGAAATTTCACACGCACCCACACGCACACAATAATATTGTACCAACTCAAGAAACAATCCTCCTTAATGAGACACATGATGTCATATTCGAAGGTTGTGCTTGACGAACAATCCTCAATGAGACACATGATGTCATATTCGAAGGTTGTGCTTGACGGGCACATGCCACCGGACCTAGCTTTGGACTGGTTCCAACTACACGGCACTCACTCTCACtcttatctactccctccgtttctaaatataagacctattAGGGATTACACTATAGActagatacggagcaaaatgaatgaatctacaacctaaaatatgagtacatacatccgtatgtagtttataatggaatctctaaaaagtcttatatttaagaacagagggagtagtcggCAAATATACGGGAACCTATCTTTTAGGGCAAAGGCGGAGCCAAGATTTTCTAAAACCTAGGGCTAAAACTAAGAGGCTAAAAAAGGCCAATACTAGTATAATGGATGTAAAACTTAATGTAAGAAATACACTACATATTAACAATTATTATGAAATATAAACTCCATtattaaaaacaaataaaaatcatAAAATTGTGGTACAGTATTTGGCCTCGAGTATTTGAGAGAGCCAACTACTACAGATACAACCCTGTTGCTGGCGATCAATGCGAATAGGGGCTtttcggggatgcttgatatcaTAGATTGTATACACCGGGAGTGCAAAAACTGTCTTTCTATTTGACAAGGACAGTATATGGGCCATGTGAAAGCTTGGACTGTCATACTTGAGGTCATGGCTACCACTGTAACAAAAGATACTACCTAGCTCACGGTATCTATCTTCAGTGGACTACTCTTGTGAAGACAATACCCAACCCCGTAGGAGAGAAGAGGAAGAGATTTTCCCAAGTAGAAGAGATTTTCCTCTGGTGTTCttcaatctcgatggggcatcgttCGTTATCCTGTTAGAACTTGGAGTATCAAGAattgtgggaggtgatgactcTTTGTGTGATCATGCTCAACATGATCATAGAGGATGAGCTTCCAGATGAAATCTATGGCCAATAGTCCGAATTTCAAGATGGCAATGTTGTGCATGAGCATGAAGGAGCGACAATGTTTGAACACTTCACAGGATTTCATCATCAAATGTGTGATCGAGAAACTCACATTCAACTCCaagatgatttggttgagcatatgtgggctcATGTTGGAAACTAGTAGATGTATCGACTATTTTTTCTTTCAAATGTATTTGAAACAATTTAAATTTCATTTGGCTTGTAAACTATAAGATATTTAAACTTTATTTGAATTATGTGAACTGACGAAAATGCATCCGCGCATTGGACGCACTGCCAACCCAAACGCGGAAGGGGCGAACACGCCGACTCAAACATACAAAACGTTCGACTATACCCTAACTAACATGCCTCgctgatttgaatcgcgaagacacGAGCGCCATCGATGCGGTGCGTGCGTCTATGGATATACTTCTTTTTTGTTGAGGGAAGGCCATCATGGCTAGCTTTGTTAAAATTAAATAATGTTTACATCGTCTATGAGCAAACTGACAACACAATCTGGAGGCTCGTCCAACCAACTAAAAGAAGATAACAATGCTTAACGATGACCTTCCCGATCAAGGAACTAGTATCCACACATCTTGCGAAGATTGCCGCTGTTGAGTCCCACCATTTAGTTTGACCATTATAAAAGTTAATAATCTGTAGGGAGTCTGATTTGGCTTCCACGCGATTGATTGTCCTGGTAGGTGTATTGGTTTACCTTCAAGTTTAAAGGGTGACGTAGCAGAGCGctgacaagtatttcccttaaagaaaccaatgtatcaatcgagtaaaaagatccacaagactatgtaagcagcacctgcacacaaatagaaaatcctcGTAACCCAAacatagaggggttgtcaatccctcgtgggtaaagtaaggatagattgatagatgcaaataagagttatAGCAAATAAAAGGCACCAATGTATttttcggaatggctatgaaaataccatagtaggtaggtatggtggctgttttgaggaatgcaTATGATGGGtatgtgcaccgacgagaattgcgcgacagtagagaggctagcaatggtggaaggtgaaagtgcatctataccatggactcacattagtcatgaagaactcacatacttgttgcgaaagtttttattagtaattgaaacaaagtgctaaaacatactcctaggggaagtgtCGGGGATAtatcccgcagtgtaacccggcttggagtatgacccgccaaggacttggcgactcatcggcgactcagcagtgacctgacgggcgactcatacttgtccccacaggcgactgagataaatgacgaaggcccaaggcccggcgtacaccctggcataaggcgactcatagagaggccaggagggccgactcacatagaaggcccaagaagaggagagactccctcacaaaggaaacaagacccggattaggattcaagagagactagtcctattcctactcctagtaggactctacatgtaaacctaccccttccacctatataaggagggataaggcgccccaagagggacaagatccaCAACTtaagtctagacaagacaaatcattagACAGACCAGACACCCATGAGATTAGAGGTGGCAAGTCTGCatccttgtaattgagatcatcatcttcatcaatgaagcacaagcaggacgtaggcttttaccttcatcgaaagggccgaacctgggtaaactcgcgtctctcgattccgaccaaccccttcaagccgccacatggttgcgatggcctcacacctaagttctctcacgaggacatctgccgtgacaaaaaccacgacagttggcgcccaccgtggggctgatcgcacggtggtattgtgttcttggaggAAGCTGGATCGAGAAGCTCGCAAATTGATCAGGTGAAGAACACCCGACGTGGGTCAACCTTGGGCTGCTTTGGCAAGTTCATCGTTCGTCGTAATGATCGAGACCGACGTAAGTTCCGTTTGGATACGACCGAATCAACTAGTTGTATGGAGGCAACATCCCCGAGCAGGCTCTTGTGTCGGATCCAATCGAGGTATGGGCAACGTACGGCTGGACAGAGCACAAAGTCTGTTCGTGCAATCGTTTGTGAAGGTTCATTATTCCTCGGTTAAATCGGACCTGTGGATCGAAAGAAAGAATCGATCTACCGTATGTATCAACGTGAAGGCAGCAAGTCGCCAGGAGATTTGACAGATCGCTGCTGCTACTCGCAAACCAGAGGCGATCTGCTATGTCATTTGAAGCCAAAATATTAGTAGTATGGTCAGGAAAATCAAAAGGGGTCAAAAAGAAAAAGAGTCCACGACCCGGAAGAAGTTACTGGCACGGACTCGCCGGCGTGCGTCCGAGTCGTCCTGATTCCGCTTGTGCCTTTGCCGCGCCTCGATTCGCCGACGCGCGTCCGAGCCGTCCCGATCCCGGCTCGCTTTCACCATGCGGGTCGCCGACGCCTTACACCCCGAGTTGGTTCGCCGCCGTGACCTCGGGTCACCTCACCGTGTCCGAGCCGGCCTGCGCTTGCCTCGCCGCGCCTCCACTCCTGCACGCCGGCTCGCTTCGGCCTGTCGCTGAGCCGTGACCGCCCCTCCGCTGCACTATGGCCGTTTTCCCGTCACCGCGCCTTGCTCCGAGCATAGCCTCTCGTCGCCACTGCCGACAGCCGGGGGCGTGAAACTGTTTTGCTCCTCTACACACCTGTAGCCGGGGCGTGAAACTGTTTTGCAGTTTATTCATCCAACTCCCACTGAAGAAATTCGTCATTTGGTCAAAGGCTCCCGATCTTTGGAGAAAAATAGACTCTGCTTGCTAGGATAACACACTTGAGGCTGCCAAAGCTGAACACTGGACATCTTCAGAGTTTTTGTCTGTTCACTTGAAAGCGGGGCTGCGAGCAGATTCCGCTTCCTTGCTCCCGCTTTGCCTACTTGCAGCAATGTGTAAGGCGCGGCAAAGGCACACGAGCCGTCGGCGCCCGCTCTTCCCCGCCCGCATCGCGCTGAAGTCTGCACCGCCACCAACTCACAAGGAGATCGAAGGAATTATCAAGCAATGCGGAGGAGACTGAAGAAAACACATCTATCACAAAAAGTGGATCCGAAAGCAGACTCCAAACGCTGTTGTTGCTAATATATATGTGGCACAATACTCCCACTAGTACTACTTCTTACTTGAAGATCAGGGGGCTAGAGTCGTATCATCATCAGGTCAAGacaaaggaagagaaaaagagaaacaAATTCGCATGCAAGACGTTCTACATCATCAACAAAGCTATACGCTGCACAACTACGCCGAGCCGCCGTGCCCTGCCGTGTGCCCTGCACAACGCCTCACTCCATCCGTCCGCTCGCGCGGCTGCGTCACCTCGCCACGCCCAGCCGCTGCCGCACCTCGCCACTGTACCGCACGCCCGCCGGCTCGTCTCATCACCACAAGCAGTCGCC includes:
- the LOC123447157 gene encoding ferredoxin C 2, chloroplastic, which encodes MAACPAATTARVGAAHGGGGPWRRSVLARPARGTSTAARASELQQATTPAPAGAVPTHKVTVHDRERGVVHQFVVPQDQYILHTAEAQDITLPFACRHGCCTSCAVRIKSGQIRQPEALGISADLREQGYALLCVGYPSSDLEVETQDEDEVYWLQFGRYFARGPVDRDDYALELAMGDE